Proteins co-encoded in one Desulfitobacterium hafniense DCB-2 genomic window:
- a CDS encoding B3/4 domain-containing protein produces MKISISDELVSLCPGAALGVLFYKAAVMPSTPKLISLFDDTITTLAKDYSTETIAQNPHIAATRQAYKALGKSPHDYRNAAEAMLRRIVQGKGLYRINNIVEINNLISISSGYSIGSYDTKQLQGNLELRRAEKGTHYDGIGKSAVNIEYLPTLYDQSGPFGNPSSDSRRAMIQPGEHEIATIIYSFDGTEELDYWLERLASYLKDYCGVVEAKTLIVKKC; encoded by the coding sequence ATGAAGATTTCTATCTCAGACGAATTGGTTTCACTTTGTCCGGGAGCTGCCTTAGGTGTTCTGTTCTATAAGGCTGCCGTTATGCCGAGCACACCGAAATTGATCAGCTTATTTGACGATACGATTACGACATTAGCCAAGGACTATTCAACTGAGACAATAGCTCAAAATCCCCATATTGCGGCAACGCGTCAAGCCTATAAGGCCCTTGGCAAATCTCCTCATGACTATCGTAACGCTGCGGAAGCTATGCTTCGCCGTATCGTGCAAGGCAAAGGCCTCTATCGCATCAATAACATTGTCGAGATCAATAATCTCATTTCCATTTCCTCCGGCTACTCCATCGGCTCCTATGATACGAAGCAGCTCCAGGGGAACCTTGAGCTTCGGCGTGCCGAAAAGGGAACCCATTACGATGGGATAGGGAAGTCTGCTGTGAACATCGAATACCTGCCTACCCTCTATGATCAGTCAGGGCCTTTTGGCAACCCCAGCAGCGACAGCCGCAGAGCTATGATCCAACCTGGTGAGCATGAAATAGCGACCATTATCTATTCCTTTGACGGTACGGAGGAACTGGATTATTGGCTGGAAAGGCTTGCTTCGTATTTAAAAGATTATTGCGGAGTCGTTGAGGCGAAGACATTAATCGTAAAAAAATGCTGA
- a CDS encoding AraC family transcriptional regulator: MNMLAQFNEVMAYIEKNLLDDIEPGQISRIAGCSEYHFRRMFSFLAGMPLGEYIRRRRLSLAGTLLRAEQVKIIDLALQLGYESPEAFSKAFQAMHGVAPSQAKKANAELKVMPPMTFQLTIKGGTEMNYRLVEKDEFYIVGFKKRITMQFKGINPEMDSLVQKLTPQIIAELKSLCDTEPKGMLSVSANFDERTAEGSQLDQYIGVATSQAMSNHYDLLHVPAATWAVFKAVGTFPEALQDTWAKIYAEWFPASGYEMTGGPELLWNETPDTSKPDYKSEIWIPVRKSIG; this comes from the coding sequence ATGAATATGTTGGCTCAATTTAATGAGGTCATGGCTTATATTGAAAAAAACTTGCTGGATGATATTGAGCCGGGGCAGATTTCCCGTATAGCCGGCTGCTCAGAATATCACTTTCGCAGAATGTTTTCTTTTCTGGCCGGAATGCCCTTGGGTGAATATATTCGCCGCAGACGGCTGTCATTGGCGGGTACGCTGTTGAGAGCTGAACAAGTCAAGATTATCGATTTGGCATTGCAGCTGGGCTATGAGTCCCCGGAAGCTTTCAGCAAGGCTTTTCAAGCCATGCATGGAGTAGCTCCCTCTCAAGCCAAAAAAGCAAATGCGGAACTTAAAGTCATGCCCCCCATGACCTTCCAATTAACGATTAAAGGAGGAACAGAAATGAACTATCGCCTTGTGGAAAAAGATGAATTCTATATCGTCGGGTTTAAAAAACGGATTACCATGCAATTCAAAGGCATTAATCCGGAAATGGATTCCTTAGTACAAAAACTGACACCTCAAATCATCGCTGAATTGAAAAGTTTGTGCGATACCGAACCCAAAGGCATGCTTAGTGTTTCCGCGAATTTTGATGAGCGCACCGCAGAAGGCTCCCAGCTTGACCAGTACATTGGCGTTGCCACATCCCAGGCAATGTCCAATCACTATGATCTGCTGCATGTTCCGGCAGCCACCTGGGCGGTGTTTAAAGCGGTGGGAACTTTCCCGGAAGCTCTTCAGGATACATGGGCCAAAATATATGCCGAATGGTTCCCTGCATCAGGATATGAAATGACCGGGGGGCCTGAGTTATTGTGGAACGAAACCCCGGATACCAGCAAGCCCGATTACAAAAGCGAAATCTGGATTCCTGTCCGCAAAAGTATCGGCTAA
- a CDS encoding Lrp/AsnC family transcriptional regulator: MKIDEVDMRILHELQTDSRLSIRELSKRVNLSPPSVTERVRRLEEHNIIEGYTIRLNKKKLGCAIDCIVEVTMKDGQYETFKEFMKDYEYSEWCYRIAGAACFIVKLSVPSLADIEHFINAISSYALTETSIVFSQVDVNDRIINLL; encoded by the coding sequence ATGAAAATTGACGAAGTGGATATGCGGATTTTGCATGAATTACAAACTGATAGCCGTCTTTCCATAAGGGAGTTGTCAAAACGGGTTAATCTTTCACCACCTTCCGTTACCGAACGGGTAAGAAGGCTTGAGGAGCATAACATTATTGAGGGATATACCATCCGTTTAAACAAAAAGAAGCTTGGCTGCGCAATCGACTGTATCGTTGAAGTCACCATGAAAGACGGACAATACGAGACATTTAAAGAGTTTATGAAAGATTATGAATACAGCGAGTGGTGCTACAGAATTGCGGGGGCCGCGTGCTTTATCGTCAAATTGTCGGTTCCTTCTTTAGCGGATATTGAACACTTCATCAATGCCATATCCTCCTATGCCTTAACGGAGACATCCATCGTCTTTTCCCAAGTAGACGTCAATGATCGTATCATTAATCTTTTATAA
- a CDS encoding FAD-dependent oxidoreductase, with amino-acid sequence MEKLSVNVSRRNFLRGAAASAVGIAAMGVLGGCSANPTGKTNDNETGEVPLNISETISADVVVVGAGSSGVCATVQAAQLGAKVVLLEKNAFLGGNGAGTEGMFAIGSRMQQELGVGTEINFRDVIATEAEFFNYRVNALFWKDLVEASADNLNWLIDCGVPFSGVVDDYHGLGKIKAFHWFKEGKGKNYIDAMIAKAEELGVKIMTKTPANDLILDGGKVVGIYATKEDSSILQIDCKAVILASGGYANNEEMMKDRGYDLTYSINQGLPGHDGDGLRMASAAGGEDVSRQRGFLREPYSHGIDFFGTMTQALHRGGPFLWVNEEAQRYANEACGAFTPGNNSNAVHTQRKSFLIFDRGVLEGLAKKVENLVEDVEDAVAKCPSQNIYKADTVEELAQKAGLDPAVLKETVSRYNELCQKGLDEDFNKPADKMVGMTKAPYYIFRQDLAFWTSIGGISTNRKMEVINKMGEPIPGLYAVGTDGCELYRETYTMNVPASCNANNCHSGRIAAKNAAAAL; translated from the coding sequence ATGGAAAAACTATCTGTCAACGTCAGTCGCAGAAACTTTCTCAGGGGAGCCGCAGCAAGCGCAGTGGGGATTGCCGCTATGGGAGTTCTGGGGGGATGCTCTGCAAATCCCACCGGGAAAACCAATGACAATGAAACCGGTGAGGTGCCCCTGAATATATCAGAAACAATCTCGGCCGATGTAGTCGTGGTCGGGGCCGGGTCCTCGGGGGTCTGCGCCACGGTGCAGGCGGCACAACTTGGTGCCAAGGTCGTTTTGCTGGAGAAGAATGCCTTCCTCGGAGGAAATGGGGCCGGAACGGAAGGAATGTTTGCGATCGGAAGCCGGATGCAGCAAGAACTGGGTGTGGGAACGGAGATTAACTTCCGCGATGTCATTGCTACCGAGGCAGAGTTCTTTAATTATCGTGTGAATGCCCTGTTCTGGAAGGACTTGGTCGAGGCTTCCGCAGATAACCTGAACTGGCTGATAGATTGTGGCGTTCCTTTTTCCGGAGTAGTGGATGATTATCATGGTTTGGGCAAAATCAAAGCGTTCCACTGGTTTAAAGAGGGTAAAGGCAAGAACTATATTGACGCAATGATCGCTAAGGCCGAAGAGTTAGGCGTTAAAATTATGACCAAAACTCCTGCGAATGATTTGATTCTGGATGGGGGTAAGGTGGTTGGAATTTATGCCACCAAAGAGGATAGCAGTATTTTGCAAATCGACTGCAAGGCGGTTATTCTTGCCTCAGGCGGCTATGCAAACAATGAAGAAATGATGAAAGATCGTGGCTACGACCTGACCTACAGCATTAACCAGGGGCTGCCCGGGCATGATGGCGATGGGCTGAGAATGGCTTCAGCAGCAGGCGGGGAGGATGTATCCCGGCAGAGAGGATTCTTAAGAGAGCCTTATTCCCATGGCATAGATTTCTTTGGCACCATGACACAGGCGTTGCACCGGGGCGGTCCTTTCCTCTGGGTGAATGAAGAGGCTCAGCGCTATGCCAATGAAGCGTGTGGTGCGTTTACGCCGGGGAACAACTCCAATGCTGTGCACACTCAGCGTAAATCTTTCCTGATTTTCGACAGGGGAGTATTGGAAGGCCTGGCCAAGAAGGTGGAGAACCTTGTTGAAGATGTGGAAGATGCCGTGGCCAAATGCCCCAGCCAAAATATCTATAAAGCAGATACCGTGGAGGAACTGGCTCAAAAAGCCGGCCTGGACCCTGCTGTATTGAAAGAAACCGTATCCCGCTATAACGAACTTTGCCAAAAAGGCTTAGATGAAGACTTCAACAAACCGGCCGATAAAATGGTCGGCATGACCAAAGCTCCTTACTATATCTTTAGACAGGATCTGGCCTTCTGGACATCTATCGGCGGTATCAGCACCAACCGCAAAATGGAGGTCATCAACAAAATGGGTGAGCCCATTCCCGGCTTGTATGCTGTGGGAACAGACGGCTGTGAGCTCTACAGAGAGACGTATACCATGAATGTACCGGCCTCCTGCAATGCCAACAATTGTCATTCAGGCCGGATCGCAGCGAAAAATGCTGCCGCGGCTCTGTAA
- a CDS encoding carboxymuconolactone decarboxylase family protein: MEMISFSQNGFTPFQQLLGHNKDLLEKWISLEDCLFSSDTFSPELKEEVRRILAFNNGCEYCKAKGAPAKTIMDPRTQGAVHIADMSGKKTHMSDDDFSAIREVFSDGEISELLALICFITACQRFGALLNLGPSCQI; encoded by the coding sequence ATGGAAATGATTTCTTTTTCCCAGAACGGTTTTACACCCTTTCAACAATTGTTAGGACATAACAAGGATCTATTGGAAAAATGGATATCGCTGGAAGATTGCCTTTTTTCCAGTGATACATTTTCCCCAGAATTAAAAGAGGAGGTTCGTCGCATCCTGGCTTTCAACAACGGCTGTGAATACTGCAAAGCGAAGGGGGCTCCCGCAAAAACGATCATGGACCCGCGGACACAAGGGGCTGTTCATATCGCGGATATGTCCGGTAAAAAAACGCATATGAGTGACGACGATTTCAGCGCGATAAGAGAAGTGTTTTCAGATGGTGAAATTTCGGAGCTTCTGGCGCTTATTTGCTTTATAACGGCTTGTCAAAGGTTTGGAGCTTTACTGAACTTAGGGCCAAGCTGCCAAATTTGA
- a CDS encoding DUF4183 domain-containing protein, whose product MSVFKEEIGFNPTKKLLTAEAYQYNARSDGIKKVYTNDDEIKEYGDQGILDPHQVSYFNLFINGVLQPKVNYELHEGLLVLKTEDAPLQGSPIIITFVTFRDEEPALLNSALAEGILPSGQLSRGPVTDRGIEVSDTARPDLKLEKLTLSGPESLAAGQAATWVFTITVSNQGALPIRDIVVREFILLDSVLAIETLSLSQGDLALDDDLITWTIDHLNPEESAAASFRVEGLFKAAGTRFLSRGSATGRSSAAAVRTDIIGAGPVAVSKGLELTNTILSGPTQVTRGQTCTWRVELKLTNLSGVELSDLLVTDTLLIENISNVNVVSISHGDAHLVNREIHWSLTGLKPLEMAVLALDITGSFTQEGLSSLDTASGSGKLGTGKPETGRLSTNLARDVQIIVLPEIIPVQEALFLQTSVLTIPLSGSLGTPKRWELSLEITNLSNEVIRTILVTDTILLDEFKWTDTVFVSSGEVATAHNTLLWTIEELLPGRTLTARFAVEGLFNTTGLRSLSRAVASGWSLNSCVLSNIASGALIRISGYIFACVIVDKVFSQCQDRYCFEDIALPISAFQRILFKPGRIMEDTLEITAIRDRPNFKRVQFLLKIPFTIVAGGTTLGQDSLPPIPMDLIMFMPEPRDEFSYDVVVETRSELLGSPDGCEEGRHCTVGVFIVIKAVGKVQLLIPSLEVDPEPPLCEEFLPNQLCAGFKTVVFPDFYPSQNTVQSSFQDRLQDKLQTILSPPNPPAQLREALPCPPVFGNLTLEKYITAGPSVVNPQTNGTWTIEIKLINDGYGPVSNVVMSDTILADSLAVINVLSLTQGTVFQEENKLLWDIGTLNSMDTVVLAAEVTGSFNAQTSALLQGENQQYNALADGVKTAFTDNDELLIYGNQGIPDPREISFINLYINGVLQPQTNYKVRPGLLILTVDSPPQKGVPVILESLIIRDSKDTLLKAELYQYNTRANGQREYTNADEITMYGDQGILAPQQTSYHYLFINGVIQPKSNYTLEKGLLTLKVAHLPLEGVPMSIQFVSLYS is encoded by the coding sequence ATGTCTGTGTTTAAAGAGGAAATAGGCTTCAATCCCACTAAAAAGCTACTGACTGCAGAGGCTTATCAATATAATGCACGGTCTGACGGCATTAAGAAAGTTTATACCAATGATGATGAGATAAAAGAATATGGGGATCAGGGCATCCTTGATCCTCATCAAGTCTCTTATTTTAATTTATTCATCAACGGTGTATTGCAGCCTAAGGTTAACTATGAGCTTCATGAAGGCCTGCTCGTCCTTAAAACAGAAGATGCTCCTTTACAGGGCTCTCCTATAATCATCACTTTCGTTACTTTTAGGGATGAGGAACCCGCTCTGCTCAATTCCGCCCTGGCTGAAGGGATCCTGCCTTCGGGGCAGCTATCCCGCGGCCCGGTGACCGATAGAGGGATTGAGGTAAGTGATACGGCCCGCCCTGATCTAAAGCTGGAAAAGCTGACCCTGTCCGGGCCCGAGTCTCTGGCCGCCGGTCAGGCGGCCACCTGGGTATTTACCATTACCGTAAGCAATCAAGGGGCTCTGCCTATTCGTGATATCGTGGTCAGGGAATTTATCCTCCTGGATTCTGTGCTGGCTATAGAAACTCTGTCTTTGTCTCAAGGGGATCTGGCTCTTGATGATGATCTGATCACCTGGACTATTGATCATTTAAATCCTGAAGAATCTGCCGCCGCAAGCTTCCGTGTGGAGGGTCTGTTTAAAGCCGCCGGCACCCGCTTCCTCAGCCGGGGTTCGGCTACAGGCCGCAGCTCAGCAGCGGCTGTACGAACCGACATAATCGGGGCAGGTCCCGTCGCTGTCAGTAAAGGATTGGAGCTTACCAACACGATTCTGTCCGGACCCACCCAGGTAACCAGGGGCCAAACCTGTACATGGCGAGTGGAGCTCAAACTGACTAATCTTAGTGGTGTTGAGCTGTCCGATCTTCTGGTCACCGATACCCTGTTGATTGAGAACATCAGCAATGTGAATGTGGTCAGCATCTCCCATGGTGATGCTCATCTGGTAAACAGGGAAATCCACTGGAGCCTTACTGGACTGAAACCTTTGGAAATGGCTGTTCTCGCTCTAGATATAACAGGGTCTTTTACCCAGGAAGGTTTGAGTAGCTTAGACACTGCATCCGGTTCGGGCAAGCTGGGAACCGGCAAACCAGAAACCGGCAGGCTATCCACAAATCTTGCCCGGGATGTTCAAATCATCGTTCTGCCGGAAATCATTCCGGTTCAGGAAGCGCTGTTCTTGCAAACCTCTGTCTTAACTATCCCTCTGAGCGGATCCTTAGGTACTCCCAAACGCTGGGAGCTATCTTTAGAGATCACCAACCTCAGCAATGAGGTGATCCGCACTATCCTGGTCACCGATACTATCCTGCTTGATGAATTTAAGTGGACGGACACGGTCTTTGTCTCCTCAGGGGAGGTGGCCACCGCCCATAATACCCTGCTCTGGACTATAGAAGAGCTCTTGCCCGGCAGAACCCTAACCGCCCGGTTTGCAGTCGAAGGGCTTTTTAATACCACCGGCCTGCGTTCGCTCAGCAGGGCTGTCGCCTCAGGATGGAGTCTGAATTCTTGTGTACTGTCCAACATTGCTTCCGGAGCACTCATCCGCATCTCAGGCTATATTTTTGCTTGTGTTATTGTCGACAAAGTCTTTTCTCAGTGTCAGGATCGGTACTGCTTTGAAGATATAGCCCTCCCCATCTCCGCTTTTCAGAGGATTCTCTTTAAACCGGGACGTATTATGGAAGACACTCTGGAGATCACTGCTATAAGAGATCGCCCCAATTTTAAAAGAGTTCAATTCCTTTTAAAGATACCCTTTACAATCGTTGCCGGAGGCACGACGCTGGGCCAGGACTCTCTGCCCCCTATCCCTATGGACCTCATCATGTTCATGCCGGAACCACGGGATGAGTTTTCTTATGATGTTGTGGTGGAAACCCGTTCTGAGCTGCTCGGCTCTCCCGACGGTTGTGAGGAAGGCCGGCATTGTACCGTAGGGGTATTTATCGTGATCAAAGCCGTGGGCAAAGTACAGTTATTGATCCCCAGCCTGGAGGTTGATCCTGAGCCTCCCCTGTGCGAGGAGTTTTTGCCGAATCAGCTCTGCGCTGGTTTTAAAACAGTGGTTTTCCCGGATTTTTATCCTTCGCAAAATACGGTGCAAAGTAGTTTTCAGGACAGACTCCAAGATAAGCTCCAGACGATACTCTCACCCCCTAACCCTCCGGCTCAGCTCAGGGAAGCTCTCCCCTGCCCCCCGGTCTTCGGCAACCTGACTCTGGAAAAATACATCACAGCAGGACCTTCAGTAGTAAATCCTCAAACGAATGGTACCTGGACCATCGAAATTAAGCTTATCAATGACGGTTATGGTCCGGTCAGCAATGTGGTTATGAGCGATACCATACTGGCAGATAGCTTAGCCGTCATTAACGTCCTCAGCCTTACCCAAGGCACAGTATTTCAAGAGGAGAATAAGTTGCTCTGGGATATCGGGACCCTCAATTCAATGGACACCGTTGTTTTGGCGGCAGAGGTAACAGGTTCTTTTAATGCCCAAACCAGTGCACTTCTCCAAGGCGAAAACCAACAGTACAATGCACTTGCCGATGGAGTTAAGACTGCTTTTACCGACAATGATGAGTTGCTCATCTACGGCAATCAGGGAATACCCGACCCTAGGGAAATTTCCTTTATTAATCTTTATATCAATGGGGTATTGCAGCCTCAAACTAACTATAAAGTAAGGCCAGGACTTCTCATCCTGACCGTAGACAGCCCTCCCCAAAAGGGAGTCCCCGTTATTCTTGAATCACTGATTATCAGGGACAGCAAGGATACTCTTTTAAAAGCGGAACTCTATCAATACAACACTCGGGCCAATGGTCAAAGAGAGTATACCAATGCCGATGAAATAACCATGTACGGTGATCAAGGAATCCTCGCCCCTCAGCAAACTTCTTATCACTACCTCTTTATCAATGGAGTTATCCAGCCTAAAAGCAATTATACCCTTGAAAAAGGTCTCCTTACCCTGAAGGTTGCCCACCTGCCTCTGGAAGGAGTACCCATGTCCATCCAGTTTGTTTCTTTATATTCATGA
- a CDS encoding FMN-binding protein produces the protein MSKLKKTLTAIVCVMLTLSLAGCSEGAKGSANQAKEKKQLYTPGDYIAQAEGKDGPVKVKVTFSKSEITAIDILEQTETPGLGDEALKTVAEQIKGQQSLSVDTVSGATLSSQAMLTAVEDCVEQAGADPEQLKEGKQ, from the coding sequence ATGAGTAAGTTGAAAAAGACCCTGACGGCGATTGTATGTGTGATGTTAACATTGTCCTTAGCAGGCTGCTCAGAAGGCGCAAAGGGTTCTGCTAATCAGGCAAAGGAAAAGAAACAACTGTACACTCCCGGAGACTATATAGCTCAGGCCGAGGGTAAGGATGGCCCTGTAAAGGTAAAAGTCACCTTCAGTAAATCAGAAATTACAGCAATCGATATTCTGGAACAAACGGAGACTCCCGGACTGGGTGATGAGGCGCTGAAAACAGTAGCGGAGCAAATCAAAGGGCAGCAATCCTTAAGCGTGGATACCGTTTCCGGAGCTACCCTATCCAGTCAGGCCATGCTTACGGCGGTGGAAGACTGCGTAGAACAGGCAGGTGCTGATCCGGAGCAACTTAAAGAAGGTAAGCAATAA
- a CDS encoding DUF917 domain-containing protein, whose amino-acid sequence MSGIKTRQDLDDFVRGATLYGTGGGGSQEMGKNLLLQSFEEGRSIEWVRIGDVGEDAWVCTAFYMGSIAPLTDKDKKEMKALGLEERVEKRVLITAVQELEKELGIHIAAVIPVELGGLNSAAPLDAAVQMGKKVIDADLAGRAVPEVAQTLPRLWGYPICPIACCDAWGNVTIIKKTHGYDMAEALGKMLSIPAYEPIGLACFAMKAKDAGRALVDGSLTKCLQVGAEVRMACENGTDPAEAFASAAGGKVIMKGTVTAHDWESKGGYMYCTNEITGADEFKGNVLKIWVKNENHICWLNGNPYITSPDLIQLVDRQTGEPITNTDTAVDMEVSVVAIPNLRYRTKEAIELLGPSHYGFEKISYKPMEEFF is encoded by the coding sequence ATGTCCGGAATTAAAACAAGACAGGATTTGGATGATTTTGTCCGCGGTGCCACGTTATATGGCACCGGCGGGGGTGGCAGTCAGGAGATGGGGAAAAATTTGCTGCTCCAAAGCTTTGAAGAAGGCAGATCGATTGAATGGGTAAGGATTGGGGATGTTGGAGAGGATGCCTGGGTATGTACGGCATTTTATATGGGCTCTATCGCCCCCCTTACCGACAAAGATAAAAAGGAGATGAAAGCGCTTGGCTTAGAAGAAAGGGTAGAGAAAAGGGTACTGATAACCGCCGTACAGGAATTGGAGAAGGAGCTTGGTATTCATATTGCTGCTGTGATTCCGGTAGAGTTAGGGGGACTTAATTCTGCTGCCCCTCTTGATGCGGCGGTTCAGATGGGTAAAAAAGTCATTGATGCCGATCTGGCGGGAAGAGCTGTTCCTGAGGTAGCTCAGACCCTGCCCAGGCTTTGGGGATATCCAATTTGCCCTATTGCCTGCTGTGATGCTTGGGGCAATGTGACGATCATTAAAAAGACCCATGGCTATGACATGGCCGAGGCGCTGGGAAAGATGCTGAGTATTCCGGCCTACGAACCCATTGGGTTGGCTTGCTTTGCCATGAAAGCCAAGGATGCGGGCAGGGCTCTTGTCGATGGTTCTCTTACAAAATGCCTGCAGGTGGGTGCAGAGGTGCGCATGGCCTGCGAGAACGGGACGGATCCGGCGGAAGCCTTTGCTTCGGCCGCCGGGGGAAAGGTTATTATGAAAGGGACCGTAACGGCTCATGATTGGGAGAGTAAAGGAGGATATATGTATTGCACCAATGAAATTACCGGTGCAGATGAATTTAAGGGCAATGTATTGAAAATATGGGTGAAAAATGAGAATCATATCTGCTGGTTGAACGGCAATCCTTATATAACAAGTCCGGATCTGATACAGCTTGTGGATCGGCAGACAGGAGAACCTATCACCAACACAGATACGGCAGTGGACATGGAGGTATCTGTAGTAGCGATACCTAATTTGCGCTATCGCACAAAAGAGGCAATTGAACTCTTAGGACCTTCCCACTATGGCTTTGAGAAGATTAGCTATAAGCCCATGGAAGAATTCTTTTGA
- a CDS encoding LysR family transcriptional regulator has product MDIQHLRYFVEVCQTLNITKTADRLFITRQALSKSIHEFEKECGASLFFRDKSKLQLTLAGRDILEKALPLVESFTEFEESLQPDSQNKKGRVHIAIGLGSLNALSPGLFVDFKRDYPNIALSFEEIFDSEVRKKVESCEADMGILGSSPSQITDYNYKLIQSGEIYFQVSKDNPLATKEYLIPADLHQQPFVSLGDVCDMHRLFMKKCHEVNSYPDFFLVTHDSNVANNMVASNLAVSFCHIQTVHSVSNPSVRILPLQLENTAWGTYIIQNKDTVCTPSTCLLIDYLTQRK; this is encoded by the coding sequence ATGGATATCCAACATTTGCGTTATTTTGTTGAAGTTTGCCAGACCTTAAACATTACGAAGACTGCCGACCGTCTCTTCATTACCCGCCAAGCACTTTCTAAGTCTATCCATGAGTTTGAGAAGGAATGCGGCGCCTCCTTATTTTTTAGGGATAAAAGCAAGCTGCAGCTGACTCTTGCCGGGCGGGACATCTTGGAAAAAGCACTTCCCCTCGTCGAGTCATTTACTGAATTTGAGGAATCCTTACAGCCGGATTCCCAAAACAAAAAAGGCCGAGTCCACATTGCTATTGGTCTCGGCTCCTTGAACGCCCTTTCTCCTGGTCTCTTTGTTGATTTTAAACGGGATTATCCCAATATCGCTCTGTCTTTTGAAGAAATCTTTGACAGTGAAGTCCGCAAAAAAGTGGAATCATGCGAAGCAGATATGGGGATTCTGGGCTCATCTCCCTCCCAAATCACGGATTATAATTATAAACTGATTCAGAGTGGAGAGATTTACTTTCAGGTATCCAAAGATAATCCTCTGGCGACAAAGGAATACCTTATCCCCGCCGACCTCCATCAGCAGCCCTTCGTTTCCTTAGGGGATGTCTGCGACATGCATCGTCTTTTTATGAAAAAATGCCATGAAGTCAATTCCTATCCTGATTTCTTTTTGGTAACCCACGATTCCAACGTGGCCAATAATATGGTAGCCAGCAATTTGGCCGTGTCCTTTTGCCATATCCAGACTGTCCATTCCGTGTCCAATCCTTCCGTCCGGATACTTCCCCTGCAGCTTGAGAATACCGCTTGGGGTACCTATATTATCCAGAACAAAGACACAGTCTGCACCCCTTCAACCTGTTTGTTAATCGACTATCTTACCCAACGAAAGTGA